A window of the Brassica oleracea var. oleracea cultivar TO1000 chromosome C1, BOL, whole genome shotgun sequence genome harbors these coding sequences:
- the LOC106306578 gene encoding cysteine-rich receptor-like protein kinase 24 isoform X2, with translation MVNLFVAFWFVLISSVSANNCLNRSGFFAPDGTYDLNRRVMLSSLASNVTANDGFYTTSATGQDPNRGYGLGMCVPGTEERSCSDCIMAASNGLVQNCTTQTEAIDWRMHSNTLCLVRYSNRSFYGSLDMQILRYEYNTRDIQPNVTDFDMTWEALMIGLIEDVHVLYYAAGTQTVESTNTNLYGFVQCSRDLSRTNCTRCLQQNVIDYRSCCSGSQGGIVSRPSCFVRWEIDTFLGLFDNSPPREKDKKIVSTRTIVAIVIVPIILLTLAFAIWRRRKSYKAFSTENGYLSAAKRLKKNYDTAPPDNAVGDDISTSGSLQFDFKCIEAATSNFHNTNKIGHGGFGEVYKGTFPNGTEIAVKRLSKTSGQGEREFKNEVLLVAKLQHRNLVRLLGFCVQGEEKILVYEFLPNKSLNYFLFGDSTKRRQLDWTRRYKIIGGITRGILYLHQDSRLTIIHRDLKASNILLDADMNPKIADFGMARNFRMDQTEDNTGRVVGTFGYMPPEYVANGQFSTKSDVYSFGVLILEIIGGKKNSSFNETDGSISNLVTYVWRLWNNDSLLELVDPVIGDNYDKYEVLRCVHIGLLCVQENPTDRPTMLTIFQMLTNTSVTLPVPEPPGFFFRVRSERIPLVECLQPGPSTCMSIACSVNDVSITCVCPR, from the exons ATGGTCAACTTATTTGTAGCTTTCTGGTTTGTGCTCATAAGCTCTGTCTCTGCAAATAATTGCCTTAACAGATCTGGTTTCTTCGCACCCGATGGTACTTACGACTTAAACCGCCGAGTCATGCTCTCTTCCCTTGCTTCTAACGTTACAGCTAACGATGGCTTCTATACCACGTCGGCTACCGGACAAGATCCGAACAGAGGATACGGTTTAGGGATGTGTGTCCCAGGTACTGAAGAACGATCTTGTTCTGATTGTATCATGGCTGCCTCTAATGGGTTGGTACAGAACTGTACTACTCAGACGGAAGCTATAGACTGGAGGATGCATAGCAATACACTTTGTCTTGTACGCTACTCAAACCGCTCGTTTTACGGATCGCTCGATATGCAAATTTTACGGTATGAATACAATACAAGAGATATTCAACCTAACGTGACGGACTTTGACATGACATGGGAGGCGTTGATGATTGGTTTAATAGAAGATGTTCATGTTTTGTACTACGCTGCTGGAACACAAACGGTTGAGTCTACCAACACCAACCTTTACGGTTTTGTGCAATGCAGTAGAGACTTATCTCGTACAAACTGCACCCGGTGTCTACAACAGAACGTGATTGATTATAGATCATGTTGCTCTGGGAGCCAGGGAGGCATTGTTTCGAGGCCGAGTTGTTTCGTTCGATGGGAGATTGATACGTTCTTGGGACTTTTCGATAACAGTCCTCCTCGTGAAAAGG ATAAGAAAATTGTTTCTACAAGAACTATTGTGGCAATTGTCATTGTTCCTATAATATTGCTTACTCTAGCATTTGCTATTTGGAGGAGGAGAAAATCGTATAAAGCATTTTCTACTGAAA ACGGTTATTTATCTGCTGCAAAGAGATTAAAGAAGAATTATGATACTGCACCGCCAGATAACG CAGTTGGGGATGATATTTCAACTTCAGGTTCACTTCAATTCGATTTTAAATGTATCGAAGCTGCAACAAGTAATTTTCATAATACTAACAAGATTGGTCATGGTGGATTTGGTGAAGTTTACAAG GGGACGTTTCCGAATGGAACAGAGATTGCTGTGAAGAGACTATCTAAAACTTCAGGGCAAGGTGAAAGAGAATTCAAGAATGAGGTGCTTCTTGTAGCTAAACTCCAACATAGAAATCTTGTTAGGCTTCTTGGGTTTTGTGTCCAAGGAGAGGAAAAGATACTAGTCTATGAGTTTTTGCCCAACAAGAGTCTTAACTACTTCCTCTTTGGTG ACTCAACAAAGAGGAGACAATTGGATTGGACAAGACGATACAAGATCATTGGAGGGATCACTCGAGGGATTTTGTATCTCCATCAAGATTCGCGGCTGACAATCATACACCGGGATCTCAAAGCCAGCAATATTCTCTTAGATGCGGATATGAACCCGAAAATTGCGGATTTTGGTATGGCTAGGAATTTCAGAATGGACCAAACGGAAGATAACACAGGAAGAGTAGTTGGAACATT CGGTTACATGCCGCCCGAATATGTAGCGAATGGGCAGTTCTCGACTAAGTCAGATGTGTATAGCTTTGGAGTATTGATTCTAGAGATTATTGGTGGAAAAAAGAATAGTAGCTTCAACGAGACAGACGGCTCAATAAGCAACTTGGTTACATAT GTATGGAGGCTTTGGAACAATGATTCATTGTTGGAACTCGTTGATCCGGTCATTGGAGATAACTATGATAAGTATGAAGTCCTCAGATGCGTCCATATTGGGTTATTATGCGTTCAAGAAAATCCAACAGATCGTCCAACCATGTTGACAATATTTCAGATGCTCACTAATACTTCAGTTACTCTGCCGGTGCCTGAACCTCCTGGATTTTTCTTCAGGGTCAGATCAGAGAGAATCCCATTAGTTGAGTGCTTGCAGCCTGGTCCGTCCACTTGCATGTCCATTGCTTGTTCTGTCAATGATGTATCGATCACGTGTGTTTGTCCTCGTTGA
- the LOC106306568 gene encoding cysteine-rich receptor-like protein kinase 19 translates to MSDCASFCSLFFLALLASLGSYAQQQDPTYIYHVCPNTTTYLKNSTYSSNVRTLLSDLSSNSRSLNSFSIGSYRTAVGQIPDLVFGLFLCRGDLSLEVCSNCVVFAANDTQYRCPEEKTGLIWYNECMLRYTDQNIFDESSLQNGTNGLIMWNTQNVSESQSNRFRGVVLSVMNKCANEAANSSRKFAVNKSNFTPIETLYGMVQCIPNLPNEDCFNCLQQTIRLLPTDKIGGRLLMPSCNSRYEIYQFYQETSTTIPQPPQPQLDSAPPPPSQEAGKGRNSSLIAIAVVVPITVIFLLLVAVYIFRAKKKKRTYETEPLAEDRDDITTAGSIQFDFKAIEAATDKFSETNKLGQGGFGQVYKGTFPSGIQVAVKRLSKTSGQGEREFENEVVVVAKLQHRNLVRLLGFCLEGEEKILVYEFVPNKSLDHFLFDSTMHSKLDWTIRYKIIKGIARGILYLHQDSRLTIIHRDLKAGNILLDADMNPKVADFGMARIFGMDQTEANTKRVVGTYGYMSPEYAMYGQFSMKSDVYSFGVLVLEIISGKKNSSIYQMDGTAGNLVTYTWRLWSNGSPLELMDASFQDNYQTEEVTKCIHIALLCVQEEAEDRPTMSDIVQMLTTSSIPLIVPQPPGFFFRSKHEQVGGVDPSMDTFATGSVDEASITQVAPR, encoded by the exons ATGTCTGATTGTGCCTCTTTTTGTTCTCTCTTCTTCCTTGCTTTACTTGCAAGCTTAGGATCTTATGCACAGCAACAAGACCCTACCTACATATACCATGTTTGTCCAAACACGACAACTTACTTAAAAAACAGCACATACTCTTCCAACGTTAGAACCCTTTTGTCCGATCTTTCTTCCAACAGTCGTTCTTTGAATTCTTTCTCCATAGGATCTTACAGAACAGCAGTAGGTCAAATCCCTGACTTGGTGTTCGGTCTTTTCCTTTGCCGGGGAGATCTGTCGCTGGAGGTCTGCAGTAACTGCGTCGTCTTTGCTGCCAACGACACACAGTATCGATGTCCAGAGGAGAAAACAGGCTTGATATGGTACAACGAGTGCATGCTTCGATACACTGACCAGAATATTTTCGATGAATCATCACTCCAAAATGGAACAAATGGACTAATCATGTGGAACACGCAGAATGTTTCAGAAAGCCAATCAAATCGGTTTCGTGGTGTAGTGCTCTCTGTGATGAACAAGTGTGCAAACGAGGCTGCTAATAGTTCAAGAAAGTTTGCGGTTAACAAATCCAACTTCACACCGATTGAGACACTTTATGGAATGGTTCAATGCATACCCAATTTGCCGAATGAGGATTGTTTTAATTGTCTACAACAGACCATCCGTTTATTACCCACTGACAAAATTGGGGGAAGACTTCTTATGCCGAGTTGTAACTCAAGGTACGAGATCTACCAATTCTACCAAGAAACATCCACAACAATACCTCAACCTCCTCAACCTCAGTTGGATTCAGCTCCTCCACCGCCTTCCCAAGAAGCTG GAAAAGGCAGAAACTCATCTCTCATAGCAATCGCTGTTGTTGTTCCAATCACAGTCATTTTTCTTCTTCTGGTAGCTGTTTACATTTTCCGGGCTAAAAAGAAAAAGAGAACTTATGAGACGGAACCACTTGCTGAAG ATAGGGACGATATTACAACTGCAGGGTCAATTCAGTTTGATTTTAAGGCAATTGAGGCAGCAACAGATAAGTTTTCTGAAACTAACAAACTTGGTCAAGGTGGATTTGGGCAAGTCTATAAG GGTACATTTCCTAGTGGAATACAAGTTGCGGTGAAGAGGTTATCAAAGACATCAGGACAAGGTGAAAGAGAGTTCGAGAATGAAGTTGTTGTTGTGGCAAAGCTTCAGCATAGAAATTTAGTAAGGCTACTTGGATTTTGTTTGGAAGGAGAAGAGAAGATCCTTGTCTATGAGTTTGTGCCCAACAAAAGCCTCGATCACTTCCTTTTTG ACTCAACAATGCACAGCAAGCTGGACTGGACAATACGGTACAAGATCATTAAAGGAATTGCTAGAGGGATTCTATATCTTCATCAAGATTCACGACTCACAATCATCCATCGTGATCTCAAAGCCGGTAACATCTTACTGGACGCTGATATGAACCCAAAAGTCGCAGACTTTGGAATGGCAAGAATTTTTGGAATGGACCAAACAGAAGCCAATACGAAAAGAGTAGTCGGAACCTA TGGTTACATGTCTCCTGAATATGCAATGTACGGCCAGTTCTCCATGAAATCAGATGTGTACAGTTTTGGGGTCTTAGTTCTTGAGATTATAAGTGGTAAAAAGAACAGCAGTATCTATCAAATGGATGGTACTGCTGGCAATTTGGTTACATAT ACATGGAGACTATGGAGCAATGGATCGCCATTAGAGCTCATGGATGCATCATTTCAAGACAATTATCAAACAGAAGAAGTAACCAAATGCATCCATATAGCTTTACTATGTGTTCAAGAAGAAGCTGAAGATCGTCCAACCATGTCAGATATAGTCCAAATGCTCACCACTAGCTCCATCCCTCTCATTGTGCCTCAACCACCTGGATTTTTCTTCCGAAGTAAGCATGAACAAGTAGGAGGAGTGGATCCATCTATGGATACGTTTGCCACGGGATCTGTGGACGAGGCTTCCATTACTCAAGTAGCTCCTCGTTAA
- the LOC106306578 gene encoding cysteine-rich receptor-like protein kinase 24 isoform X1, with protein MVNLFVAFWFVLISSVSANNCLNRSGFFAPDGTYDLNRRVMLSSLASNVTANDGFYTTSATGQDPNRGYGLGMCVPGTEERSCSDCIMAASNGLVQNCTTQTEAIDWRMHSNTLCLVRYSNRSFYGSLDMQILRYEYNTRDIQPNVTDFDMTWEALMIGLIEDVHVLYYAAGTQTVESTNTNLYGFVQCSRDLSRTNCTRCLQQNVIDYRSCCSGSQGGIVSRPSCFVRWEIDTFLGLFDNSPPREKDKKIVSTRTIVAIVIVPIILLTLAFAIWRRRKSYKAFSTENGYLSAAKRLKKNYDTAPPDNVGDDISTSGSLQFDFKCIEAATSNFHNTNKIGHGGFGEVYKGTFPNGTEIAVKRLSKTSGQGEREFKNEVLLVAKLQHRNLVRLLGFCVQGEEKILVYEFLPNKSLNYFLFGDSTKRRQLDWTRRYKIIGGITRGILYLHQDSRLTIIHRDLKASNILLDADMNPKIADFGMARNFRMDQTEDNTGRVVGTFGYMPPEYVANGQFSTKSDVYSFGVLILEIIGGKKNSSFNETDGSISNLVTYVWRLWNNDSLLELVDPVIGDNYDKYEVLRCVHIGLLCVQENPTDRPTMLTIFQMLTNTSVTLPVPEPPGFFFRVRSERIPLVECLQPGPSTCMSIACSVNDVSITCVCPR; from the exons ATGGTCAACTTATTTGTAGCTTTCTGGTTTGTGCTCATAAGCTCTGTCTCTGCAAATAATTGCCTTAACAGATCTGGTTTCTTCGCACCCGATGGTACTTACGACTTAAACCGCCGAGTCATGCTCTCTTCCCTTGCTTCTAACGTTACAGCTAACGATGGCTTCTATACCACGTCGGCTACCGGACAAGATCCGAACAGAGGATACGGTTTAGGGATGTGTGTCCCAGGTACTGAAGAACGATCTTGTTCTGATTGTATCATGGCTGCCTCTAATGGGTTGGTACAGAACTGTACTACTCAGACGGAAGCTATAGACTGGAGGATGCATAGCAATACACTTTGTCTTGTACGCTACTCAAACCGCTCGTTTTACGGATCGCTCGATATGCAAATTTTACGGTATGAATACAATACAAGAGATATTCAACCTAACGTGACGGACTTTGACATGACATGGGAGGCGTTGATGATTGGTTTAATAGAAGATGTTCATGTTTTGTACTACGCTGCTGGAACACAAACGGTTGAGTCTACCAACACCAACCTTTACGGTTTTGTGCAATGCAGTAGAGACTTATCTCGTACAAACTGCACCCGGTGTCTACAACAGAACGTGATTGATTATAGATCATGTTGCTCTGGGAGCCAGGGAGGCATTGTTTCGAGGCCGAGTTGTTTCGTTCGATGGGAGATTGATACGTTCTTGGGACTTTTCGATAACAGTCCTCCTCGTGAAAAGG ATAAGAAAATTGTTTCTACAAGAACTATTGTGGCAATTGTCATTGTTCCTATAATATTGCTTACTCTAGCATTTGCTATTTGGAGGAGGAGAAAATCGTATAAAGCATTTTCTACTGAAA ACGGTTATTTATCTGCTGCAAAGAGATTAAAGAAGAATTATGATACTGCACCGCCAGATAACG TTGGGGATGATATTTCAACTTCAGGTTCACTTCAATTCGATTTTAAATGTATCGAAGCTGCAACAAGTAATTTTCATAATACTAACAAGATTGGTCATGGTGGATTTGGTGAAGTTTACAAG GGGACGTTTCCGAATGGAACAGAGATTGCTGTGAAGAGACTATCTAAAACTTCAGGGCAAGGTGAAAGAGAATTCAAGAATGAGGTGCTTCTTGTAGCTAAACTCCAACATAGAAATCTTGTTAGGCTTCTTGGGTTTTGTGTCCAAGGAGAGGAAAAGATACTAGTCTATGAGTTTTTGCCCAACAAGAGTCTTAACTACTTCCTCTTTGGTG ACTCAACAAAGAGGAGACAATTGGATTGGACAAGACGATACAAGATCATTGGAGGGATCACTCGAGGGATTTTGTATCTCCATCAAGATTCGCGGCTGACAATCATACACCGGGATCTCAAAGCCAGCAATATTCTCTTAGATGCGGATATGAACCCGAAAATTGCGGATTTTGGTATGGCTAGGAATTTCAGAATGGACCAAACGGAAGATAACACAGGAAGAGTAGTTGGAACATT CGGTTACATGCCGCCCGAATATGTAGCGAATGGGCAGTTCTCGACTAAGTCAGATGTGTATAGCTTTGGAGTATTGATTCTAGAGATTATTGGTGGAAAAAAGAATAGTAGCTTCAACGAGACAGACGGCTCAATAAGCAACTTGGTTACATAT GTATGGAGGCTTTGGAACAATGATTCATTGTTGGAACTCGTTGATCCGGTCATTGGAGATAACTATGATAAGTATGAAGTCCTCAGATGCGTCCATATTGGGTTATTATGCGTTCAAGAAAATCCAACAGATCGTCCAACCATGTTGACAATATTTCAGATGCTCACTAATACTTCAGTTACTCTGCCGGTGCCTGAACCTCCTGGATTTTTCTTCAGGGTCAGATCAGAGAGAATCCCATTAGTTGAGTGCTTGCAGCCTGGTCCGTCCACTTGCATGTCCATTGCTTGTTCTGTCAATGATGTATCGATCACGTGTGTTTGTCCTCGTTGA